The following are encoded in a window of Solibacillus sp. FSL R7-0668 genomic DNA:
- a CDS encoding DUF4871 domain-containing protein, which produces MRNKLMLLISFVLLAILVGCENSETLEVNSTFALPVTLSDGTDGEYLLLGKEGKIGFLVGTGKKGEAVAEPIIANQANKYMWHLWGNPEIISGDFKIVGTDAKGKEQPVLLMDNETVWQYSDISISPNNGADSHIPSQMLFPTSGIWKLAVYFDEELFDELVINVQDF; this is translated from the coding sequence GTGAGAAATAAGCTTATGCTGTTGATTTCGTTCGTTTTATTAGCAATCCTCGTTGGTTGTGAAAACAGTGAAACGCTGGAGGTTAATTCTACTTTTGCATTACCCGTTACCTTAAGTGATGGGACAGATGGAGAGTATTTGCTACTAGGGAAAGAGGGGAAAATCGGCTTTTTAGTTGGAACGGGTAAAAAAGGGGAGGCAGTGGCAGAACCGATTATCGCCAATCAGGCAAATAAGTATATGTGGCATCTTTGGGGAAATCCCGAGATAATTAGCGGTGATTTTAAAATAGTTGGCACGGACGCAAAGGGAAAAGAGCAGCCGGTATTATTAATGGATAATGAAACCGTATGGCAATACTCTGATATTTCCATTAGCCCTAATAATGGTGCCGATTCTCACATTCCCTCGCAAATGCTGTTTCCTACAAGTGGCATCTGGAAATTAGCCGTTTATTTTGATGAGGAATTGTTTGATGAACTTGTGATAAATGTTCAAGATTTTTGA
- a CDS encoding phosphotransferase, whose translation MEFQELQPFIEKTWNITIQDVTTIRNADKHIFEINTSAQSYILKGEKQIVQEVEAYCQFANALQNALPVSAYLPTTNLNFAAQKNDFVYTLEQKGMGEEIQQLNDAQIEAMGALLGKLHAYSLKHQLALQKATSWSMFGGNATMAIGDYDENELSFLDFKKAFQHDEAFPAIEQLYNAHRSLLKQHWATLPKAATQGDFCYYNMLFENNNISAIFDFNLAGDEVLVNECIAAAIYCCWHTAYQGKLCAEERYQLFINAYQQFRPWTSLEFDLASPLFAIIRAFRYDRVEQGIANSAQHEQFLQQTKGILDTDHSKLIMSMEDYK comes from the coding sequence ATGGAATTTCAAGAGCTACAGCCATTTATCGAAAAAACATGGAATATTACCATACAAGACGTGACAACGATTCGTAATGCAGACAAGCATATTTTTGAAATCAACACGTCCGCGCAATCGTATATTTTAAAAGGGGAAAAGCAAATAGTGCAGGAAGTCGAAGCCTATTGTCAGTTTGCCAATGCTCTTCAAAATGCACTTCCAGTTTCCGCTTATTTGCCAACAACCAATTTAAACTTCGCGGCACAAAAGAATGATTTTGTTTATACGCTTGAGCAAAAAGGCATGGGGGAAGAAATTCAGCAGCTAAACGATGCACAAATCGAAGCAATGGGCGCGCTGCTTGGTAAATTGCATGCCTATTCATTAAAACATCAATTAGCCTTACAAAAAGCAACATCCTGGTCGATGTTTGGCGGCAATGCAACAATGGCAATTGGCGACTATGATGAAAATGAATTAAGCTTTCTCGATTTTAAAAAAGCATTTCAGCATGACGAAGCCTTTCCAGCCATTGAACAATTGTATAATGCACATCGAAGCTTATTAAAGCAGCATTGGGCTACTTTACCAAAGGCCGCAACACAAGGTGACTTTTGCTATTACAATATGCTATTTGAAAATAATAATATTAGCGCCATTTTTGATTTCAATCTAGCCGGTGATGAGGTTTTAGTAAATGAATGTATCGCGGCAGCCATTTATTGTTGCTGGCATACGGCGTACCAAGGGAAGCTTTGCGCAGAGGAAAGATATCAATTATTCATAAATGCCTATCAGCAATTCCGGCCATGGACTTCGTTAGAATTTGACCTTGCCTCACCCCTTTTTGCCATCATCCGCGCCTTTCGCTACGACCGTGTTGAACAAGGCATTGCCAACAGCGCACAGCATGAACAATTTTTACAACAAACGAAGGGGATTTTAGACACCGACCATTCAAAACTAATCATGAGCATGGAGGACTATAAATGA
- a CDS encoding ABC transporter permease — protein sequence MNLAFKEMKKNKSKFLIFGAIVFLISALTFMIAGLANGLSQDNAALIKEMPDGHFYMATDAEDNYALSTISPEQQDSILNKYEDATALSIQMGIFFNEEGKQQSVAFATTSDSEQFPQVNKGEIIVDQSLQEDGYEIGDILTNNQYSGQWKIVGFSEQTKFNHAAVAFIHPDNFAEMYRTFDKQLMYMPGDAAAIDGLTAYSNKDFLNTIPSYSAEQLSLNLIIWFLVVISGLLFAIFFYMMNIQKTGLFGILKAIGVKTKTLFVMMWVQMLFITALALLLSMGLSQLIQQIAPAGMPFHLTLDTTLLFAVIFLVIGFIGATLSGLQIKKIQPLQAIQQGEM from the coding sequence ATGAATTTAGCTTTTAAAGAAATGAAAAAAAATAAGAGTAAATTTTTGATTTTTGGCGCTATCGTTTTTTTAATTAGTGCCCTTACTTTTATGATTGCCGGATTGGCGAACGGGCTTTCGCAGGACAATGCCGCCCTTATTAAGGAAATGCCAGATGGACATTTTTATATGGCAACGGATGCCGAGGATAATTATGCATTATCCACCATTTCACCCGAGCAGCAAGACAGCATTTTAAATAAGTATGAAGATGCAACAGCCCTGTCGATTCAAATGGGGATTTTCTTTAATGAAGAGGGTAAACAGCAAAGTGTGGCCTTTGCAACAACAAGTGATTCCGAGCAATTTCCACAAGTCAACAAAGGCGAAATTATTGTCGATCAATCGTTACAAGAAGATGGCTATGAAATTGGTGATATTTTAACAAATAATCAATATAGCGGGCAGTGGAAAATTGTTGGCTTTTCAGAGCAAACGAAATTCAACCATGCGGCGGTAGCCTTTATTCATCCAGATAATTTTGCCGAAATGTATCGCACATTCGATAAGCAATTAATGTATATGCCGGGGGATGCAGCGGCAATTGATGGACTGACTGCCTACTCGAACAAGGATTTTTTAAATACGATTCCAAGTTATTCAGCAGAGCAATTAAGCTTAAATTTAATTATTTGGTTTTTAGTCGTTATTAGCGGTTTACTGTTTGCGATTTTCTTCTATATGATGAACATTCAAAAAACAGGCCTATTCGGTATTTTAAAAGCAATCGGTGTTAAAACAAAAACGTTATTCGTCATGATGTGGGTACAAATGCTATTCATTACAGCTTTGGCACTCCTACTATCAATGGGCTTAAGTCAGCTCATTCAACAAATTGCGCCAGCAGGTATGCCGTTCCATTTAACACTTGATACGACATTGCTATTTGCGGTAATTTTCTTAGTAATCGGCTTTATTGGTGCAACACTATCAGGCTTACAAATTAAAAAAATTCAGCCACTTCAGGCCATTCAGCAAGGAGAGATGTAA
- a CDS encoding ABC transporter ATP-binding protein yields MEMFKLQQIKKTFSFGDQEEVILKNVDLTLNKGELTALVGASGSGKSTLLTIAAGLQDATDGQIFFNNQDLAKLSAEQMRAIRAKKFGFVFQFSHLVPFLTVEEQLTLMLDVAEKKVNKAEVTRVLQLVDMEHRRNAYPSSLSGGEKQRVAIARAIIHQPEIIFADEPTASLDSKRTEEIMALLKNLTKELNLTTLLVTHDQEVLHFVDNIVTMQDGEIIQAPVKA; encoded by the coding sequence ATGGAAATGTTTAAATTACAGCAAATCAAAAAAACCTTCTCCTTTGGGGATCAGGAAGAAGTCATTTTAAAAAATGTTGATTTAACCTTAAATAAAGGGGAATTAACGGCTTTAGTTGGTGCATCAGGCTCTGGGAAAAGTACATTATTAACCATTGCGGCCGGCTTACAGGATGCAACAGACGGACAAATTTTCTTTAATAATCAAGACTTAGCTAAATTATCCGCCGAGCAAATGCGTGCCATTCGTGCCAAAAAATTCGGCTTTGTGTTCCAGTTTTCACATCTTGTCCCCTTTTTAACAGTGGAAGAACAGCTGACATTAATGCTAGATGTGGCTGAAAAAAAGGTCAATAAAGCTGAGGTTACGCGTGTCTTACAGCTTGTCGATATGGAACATCGCAGAAATGCCTACCCCTCTTCCCTATCCGGCGGTGAAAAGCAGCGTGTTGCCATTGCCCGCGCCATCATTCATCAGCCTGAAATTATTTTTGCTGATGAACCGACAGCGAGCCTGGATTCGAAGCGCACAGAGGAAATTATGGCGCTATTAAAAAATTTAACAAAAGAGCTCAATTTAACAACTTTACTTGTCACACATGACCAAGAAGTGCTACATTTTGTAGATAATATCGTAACGATGCAAGACGGAGAAATAATTCAAGCTCCAGTCAAGGCGTAA
- a CDS encoding response regulator transcription factor, producing the protein MTTLLIVDDDPKVREVISIYFSQIGYTIVQAQHGVEALEKLKAGQIDVAIVDVMMPYLNGIDVVKEIRRRYNLPVILLTAKGQIEDKEQGYRAGTDDYVVKPVDPKELQFRVETLLRRYDTTPTESLQMGPLTIHPKRYEIQIGEQTLLFPLKEFELLSFLVANQGQVLTREQIIEEVWDLDFAGDERTVDVHIKRLRARLSQLAPELHIKTVRGVGYSIEVSK; encoded by the coding sequence ATGACAACTCTCCTAATAGTAGATGACGACCCAAAAGTTCGGGAAGTCATCTCCATTTATTTTTCACAAATTGGCTATACCATTGTTCAGGCTCAGCACGGCGTTGAAGCGCTCGAAAAATTAAAAGCGGGACAAATTGATGTAGCAATCGTTGATGTGATGATGCCCTATTTAAATGGTATTGACGTTGTAAAGGAAATTCGACGACGGTATAATTTGCCGGTGATTTTACTAACGGCAAAAGGACAAATTGAGGATAAAGAACAAGGCTACCGTGCTGGAACAGATGATTATGTCGTGAAGCCGGTCGATCCAAAAGAGCTGCAATTTCGTGTGGAGACATTATTGCGGCGCTATGACACGACCCCTACAGAGAGTTTGCAAATGGGGCCACTGACGATTCATCCAAAGCGCTATGAAATTCAAATTGGCGAGCAAACATTACTATTTCCATTGAAGGAATTCGAGCTATTAAGCTTTCTTGTGGCAAATCAAGGGCAGGTTTTAACGCGTGAGCAAATTATTGAGGAAGTTTGGGATCTGGATTTTGCGGGAGATGAACGTACGGTGGATGTGCATATTAAACGTTTACGCGCGCGACTGTCCCAATTAGCACCGGAGCTTCATATTAAAACTGTTCGCGGTGTTGGTTATTCCATTGAGGTAAGCAAATGA
- a CDS encoding HAMP domain-containing sensor histidine kinase, giving the protein MKTLYTKFVVTTIAIIIFSSLTAFFLSNLYYQSSLKPQNDAKTTGLAVEMVQYIEAHPELPLQDYLQHSAATGYHIILIDSQFNTSMYGEPFRDTSLDQTTLEMVLNGNIYHGIAEFPHQTFVTGFFANEVKNSIGVPLQYGNETYAFFLRPNIKLAFNEMHYLFAALIIFTILLSIILVLLSTKFIVKPIKKLKAATSSIANGNYNIQLATRKDEFGQLSESFMHMANKLSYVDEQRKEFISNISHDIQSPLSNIKGFMTLIEKEYHLDTPYTASIHAEIDRLSTLTNQLLQLTTLDQQERSATFKSYSLDEQLQKLIHQYQWQFQQKELMASYSLPATMIYGDSELLNMVWDNLLSNAIKYTNEFGMISIQIQQNSDSISVIFRDSGIGIPEQEKQRIFDRFYRVDSARTRTIEGTGLGLAIVQQIVQLHNGTIDVESTLGEGTIITVTIPQHDTND; this is encoded by the coding sequence ATGAAAACATTGTATACGAAATTCGTCGTCACAACGATTGCTATAATAATTTTTAGTAGTTTAACGGCTTTTTTCCTTTCGAATTTATATTATCAATCTTCATTAAAGCCTCAAAACGATGCAAAAACAACCGGCCTTGCTGTGGAAATGGTGCAATATATCGAAGCACATCCAGAGCTCCCCTTACAAGATTACTTACAGCATAGTGCGGCGACTGGCTATCACATTATACTAATTGATAGCCAGTTTAACACTTCTATGTACGGGGAGCCTTTTCGTGACACGTCGCTTGACCAAACAACCTTGGAAATGGTGCTGAATGGGAACATCTATCACGGTATCGCAGAGTTTCCACATCAAACATTTGTCACAGGCTTTTTTGCCAATGAGGTGAAAAATTCGATTGGCGTACCTTTACAATATGGGAATGAAACCTATGCCTTCTTCTTAAGACCGAATATTAAGCTTGCCTTTAACGAAATGCATTATCTATTTGCTGCGCTCATCATCTTTACGATTTTGCTAAGTATTATTCTCGTATTATTGAGTACGAAATTCATCGTAAAGCCAATTAAAAAATTGAAAGCAGCTACATCTTCCATCGCCAACGGGAATTATAATATTCAATTAGCTACTCGCAAAGATGAGTTTGGCCAGCTGTCGGAAAGCTTTATGCATATGGCCAATAAGCTGTCTTATGTAGATGAACAGCGCAAGGAATTCATCTCGAATATTTCGCATGATATTCAGTCCCCTTTATCGAATATTAAAGGCTTTATGACATTAATCGAAAAAGAATATCATCTTGATACACCTTATACAGCTTCGATTCATGCGGAGATTGATCGACTTTCAACGCTAACAAATCAATTATTACAGCTGACGACATTGGATCAACAGGAACGTAGCGCCACATTCAAAAGCTATTCATTGGACGAGCAGCTCCAAAAGCTCATTCACCAATACCAATGGCAATTTCAGCAAAAGGAGCTTATGGCTAGTTATTCCCTACCCGCAACAATGATTTACGGCGATAGTGAATTATTAAATATGGTGTGGGATAACTTACTGTCCAATGCCATTAAATATACCAACGAATTTGGTATGATTAGCATTCAAATACAGCAAAATTCAGATAGTATTTCAGTCATTTTCCGTGATAGCGGCATTGGGATTCCCGAACAGGAGAAGCAGCGCATTTTCGATCGCTTTTACCGCGTCGATTCTGCCAGAACACGCACAATCGAAGGGACAGGCCTAGGCTTAGCGATCGTCCAACAAATCGTTCAACTGCATAATGGCACCATTGATGTAGAAAGTACACTCGGTGAAGGGACAATAATTACAGTGACGATTCCGCAGCATGACACGAATGACTAG
- the abc-f gene encoding ribosomal protection-like ABC-F family protein, with translation MPIEMKHVTFSYDTLDQALFYDVNLTFDTKWKLGLIGRNGRGKTTLLQLLMNKRPFSGEIFSDEEFVYFPQTIHDPTNITYYAIDEVTPVELWQLERECQLLGLGKELLWQPFEQLSGGEQTKVLLAALFCDDSRFPLLDEPTNHLDMKARTTVANYLKRKKGFIVVSHDRAFVDEVVDHLLVIEKSDLKLYKGDFTTYEQQKKLQDEFEMEHNRSLKSEIDRLQKTAREKADWANQREKPSGNDPFGNAIAKRMNKRAKAIEKRTTEKVEEKTKLLKNIETVSDLTINCQFSHRNPVLRVRNFTLSYDGIPLFKPLTFEVLQGEQVAIVGPNGSGKTSLLSYLQGTFTGEVHGEVTMPQGLTQSAIRQQHQDNVGVLKDFADTQSIDYTLFLNNLRILGFGRDVFNVAIEQMSNGQQKKVEFSKSLGLPAELYIWDEPLNYLDVFNQQQIEAMLTRFKPTLLFVEHDYSFVKSVATKIITLEN, from the coding sequence ATGCCAATAGAAATGAAACATGTAACGTTTAGCTATGACACATTAGATCAAGCACTTTTTTATGATGTAAATCTGACATTTGATACGAAATGGAAATTAGGGCTGATTGGGCGCAATGGTCGTGGGAAAACGACGCTACTACAATTATTGATGAACAAGCGCCCATTTAGTGGAGAAATTTTTAGCGACGAGGAATTTGTTTATTTCCCACAAACGATTCACGATCCGACAAACATTACCTATTATGCAATTGATGAAGTGACGCCAGTGGAATTGTGGCAATTGGAGCGTGAATGTCAGCTGCTTGGACTAGGTAAAGAGCTGTTATGGCAGCCGTTTGAGCAGCTTTCAGGTGGTGAGCAAACGAAAGTATTACTTGCCGCGCTGTTTTGCGATGATAGCCGATTCCCCCTACTTGACGAACCAACGAATCATCTTGATATGAAAGCCCGTACTACTGTTGCGAATTATTTAAAAAGGAAAAAGGGCTTTATCGTTGTTAGCCATGACCGCGCGTTTGTTGATGAAGTAGTAGATCATCTGTTAGTTATTGAAAAGAGCGACTTGAAGCTCTATAAAGGCGATTTCACAACCTATGAGCAGCAAAAGAAACTACAAGATGAATTCGAAATGGAGCATAATCGTTCGTTAAAATCAGAAATCGACCGCCTACAAAAAACGGCGCGAGAAAAAGCCGATTGGGCGAATCAACGTGAAAAACCTTCTGGAAACGACCCATTTGGTAACGCCATCGCCAAACGCATGAATAAACGGGCTAAAGCCATCGAAAAGCGCACAACTGAAAAAGTGGAAGAAAAAACAAAGCTACTAAAAAATATCGAAACGGTCAGCGATTTAACGATCAACTGCCAGTTCAGCCACCGTAACCCAGTGCTGCGTGTAAGGAATTTTACATTAAGCTATGACGGTATTCCCCTTTTCAAACCACTCACGTTTGAAGTTCTACAAGGTGAGCAAGTGGCGATTGTTGGACCTAATGGTAGTGGCAAAACGTCGCTATTATCGTATTTGCAAGGAACATTTACCGGCGAAGTACATGGTGAAGTTACGATGCCTCAAGGACTGACACAAAGCGCAATTCGCCAGCAGCATCAAGACAATGTTGGGGTGCTGAAGGATTTCGCGGATACACAAAGCATTGATTACACATTATTTTTAAATAACTTACGCATTTTAGGTTTTGGTCGTGATGTATTTAATGTTGCCATTGAGCAGATGAGTAATGGCCAGCAGAAAAAGGTTGAATTCTCAAAATCACTTGGCTTGCCTGCCGAACTGTATATCTGGGATGAGCCGCTGAACTACTTAGATGTCTTTAATCAGCAGCAAATCGAGGCCATGCTTACACGTTTTAAGCCAACACTGCTATTCGTTGAGCATGATTATTCCTTTGTAAAGTCTGTTGCGACGAAGATTATCACACTAGAAAATTAA
- a CDS encoding HAMP domain-containing sensor histidine kinase codes for MKNTVGLPFEYEGQKYALFMRLDIKLLFSEMHFIIGGFFIFIPAVSIIAMILAAWYLVKPIQRLSKATKLVASENFDAHIDIDRADEIGQLATNFNLMTKELKKQREIRKEFIRNVSHDFQTPLQSISGYASLIQQQNADAARTKHYGEIIERESERLSHLTKQLLLWQSATKLAEQKEKLLLDAIVKQIVSEQQFLLQRKNISVWLDLESLEMYGSEPFIVHAIDNLLSNAVKYSEANTEINVIGKVCDKEIELVIQDEGQGISEEQITRIFEPFYRGDEARSTTGTGLGLVIVKQVVDMHDGTIAVQSEKGVGTKFTLTFPIY; via the coding sequence TTGAAAAATACAGTTGGGCTGCCATTTGAATATGAAGGGCAAAAATATGCCTTGTTTATGCGTTTAGATATTAAGCTCTTATTTAGTGAAATGCACTTTATTATTGGCGGATTTTTCATTTTTATTCCAGCTGTAAGTATTATTGCAATGATTTTAGCGGCGTGGTACTTAGTCAAACCGATTCAGCGCCTATCAAAAGCAACAAAATTAGTCGCCTCAGAAAATTTTGATGCGCATATTGATATAGATCGTGCAGATGAAATCGGCCAGCTCGCGACGAATTTTAACTTAATGACGAAGGAATTAAAAAAGCAGCGGGAAATTCGTAAAGAGTTTATTCGCAATGTGTCGCATGATTTTCAAACGCCACTGCAAAGTATTAGTGGCTACGCGTCACTTATTCAGCAGCAAAATGCAGATGCTGCGCGCACGAAGCACTATGGGGAAATTATTGAGCGAGAAAGTGAGCGGCTATCGCATTTAACGAAGCAGCTCTTATTATGGCAAAGTGCAACAAAGCTAGCAGAGCAAAAAGAAAAGCTCCTGCTTGACGCCATTGTCAAACAGATTGTGAGTGAGCAACAGTTTTTGCTTCAGCGAAAAAATATTTCTGTCTGGCTGGACCTTGAGTCACTAGAAATGTACGGCAGTGAGCCATTTATCGTCCATGCCATCGACAATTTACTAAGTAATGCGGTGAAATATAGCGAGGCAAACACGGAAATTAATGTGATAGGAAAAGTGTGTGACAAAGAAATCGAGCTCGTCATTCAAGATGAGGGGCAAGGTATTAGTGAGGAACAGATCACGCGGATTTTTGAGCCATTTTACCGGGGGGATGAAGCAAGATCGACAACGGGCACGGGTTTAGGGCTTGTTATCGTGAAGCAGGTGGTGGATATGCATGATGGAACAATTGCTGTGCAAAGTGAAAAGGGCGTGGGTACGAAATTTACATTAACATTTCCGATTTATTGA
- a CDS encoding helix-turn-helix domain-containing protein: MSDDTLNTHIKRLREKLTRLQSNVSIKTIRNVGYQTEVIHENTLQ, translated from the coding sequence TTAAACACCCATATTAAGCGCCTACGAGAAAAATTGACGCGCTTACAAAGCAATGTGTCCATTAAAACGATTCGCAATGTCGGCTATCAAACTGAGGTCATTCATGAAAACACTCTACAGTAA